The genome window AGCAGCCGCCCCTCGCCATTCATCGCGCCGCCGGTGACGCGCTCGCCGGTCTGCTTCGGCACCGGCATCGACTCACCAGTGAGCAGCGACTCGTCGACCTGGCTCTCGCCCTCGACCACCTCGCCATCGACCGCGATGCGTTCCCCGGGCAGTACCACGACGCGATCGCCGAGCCGCAGCAACGCGATCGCGAGCTCCAGTTCGACGCCGTCGCGCAGCACTCGCGCGGTGAGCGGTCGCAGCGCCTGCAGTGCGCGAATCGCCGCCGTGGTCTGGCGTTTCGCGCGCGACTCCAGCCACTTGCCGAGCAGGATCAGCGTGATCACCACCGACGATGCCTCGAAGTACAGGTGCGGCGCATCCCCGTGCGCGTGTCCGGCCGACCACTGCCACATACTGAGTCCATAGGCGGCAGTGGTACCGAGCGCGACCAGCAGGTCCATGTTGCCGGAACCGGCACGCAGCGCCGCCCAGCCAGCGCGATAGAAACGCGCGCCCAGCCAGAACTGCACTGGCGTCGCCAGCAGCCATTGCGGCCACGCCGGCAACACCCAGTGCTGGCCCCACAGCAGCCCGAGCATCGGCAGGGCCAGCGGTGCCGACAGCAACACCGCGAGCAGCAAGTGACCCCACTCCTGCGCGTCGCGCGCTATCGCCGCGTCCGCATCCGGCTGCTCCATCGCGGCGGGTACGGTCGCGGCATAGCCGGCCTCGACCACGGCCGCGAGCAGCGCCTCGACCGTCACCGTTGCATCGGCCTGCACCTGCGCCGACTCCGTCGCCAGGTTCACGCTCGCCGCCACCACCCCCGGCACCCGCAGCAACGCGCGCTCGACCCGGCCGACGCAGGAGGCGCAGCTCATGCCCTGCACTGCAAGCCGCCGGGGCGATGTGGTGTCCATGCCAACTCCGAATGAGTCTGCAGGCTAGCGCAAAGCCCCCCAGCACAGCGGTGGACACTCGCGCACTCGGTCCTGCGCTAGCCTTGTGCCCGAGCGGTTGCCTCGGGAGGGCGGGCATGAGTGCGGTATGGAGATCGGAGTCGGCGCAATGAGCGGCGACCGTCGCCATTCAGCATCCTCGCCGGAGGAACAGGCGCTGTTGTCGGCGGCGGTCGGCGGCAGGGTCGAGGCCTTGCGCAGGTTGCTGCAGCAGGGCGTGTCACCCGATTGCTACGACAGCTTTGGCGAGCCCGCCGCGCATCTGGCGGCGCGTTTCGGGAATGCCGCGGCGCTCGCGGAGTTGCTCGCTGCGGGAGTCGACGTGCGCGACGTCGGCCCGATCGGACAGACGCTGTTGCATTGCATGGCACCGTATCCGCCGGTGCATGGTCTGCTCGACGAGGTCATCCGTCGCGGCGCCGACATCGACGCGCGCAACGATGCCGGACAGACGCCGCTGATGACCGCGACCTACAATACCTGTGCCGCCGGCCTCGATGCCCTGCTCGCACGCGGCGCCGCGGTCGATGTTCGCGACCACGAAGGCAGCAACGTGTTGCTGCTGTTCGTGCGCGGCTGCGGCGCGCACTGGTCGCCGCGTGAAGCCGTGGTGCGCCTGCGGCTGCTGCGTGACCTGATCGTGCTCGGCGTCGATCCACTGCGGCATGGTGCGCAAGGCGACAACGCCGTGACTGCGGCCGCGCGCGGCGGACTCGATGCGGTGTTGTCCCTGTTCGCCGATCAGATCGGTGCGCTGGCAGTGGCCACCGCGCGCACGGCGCAGGGCGAGCCGGGCGTCGATGTCGCCGCTTTCCATGGCCACGCGCAGACGGTGCAGCAGCTGCTGCGGCTCGGCGCCGCACACGATCTGCTCTGCGCCGCGAGTCTCGGCGACGTCGCCGCGATGCGTCGCCTGGTCGAGGCGGATCGGGTCAGCGCGCGCCGCGTCTTCGGCAGCGGCTGGCATCGCAGCACCGCGCTCGCCGCAGCGATCCGCAACGGCCATGCCGACGCCGCGCTCTGGCTGCTCGCCGATGGCGCCGACGCGAACGGCACCTGCCCAGAGATCTCGATGCTGCACGCGGCCATGCGCCACTGCCCGGACGACGCGCTGGTGCGTGCCTTGATCGCACGCGGCGCCGACCTCGAATCCAGTG of Lysobacterales bacterium contains these proteins:
- a CDS encoding ankyrin repeat domain-containing protein, which codes for MSGDRRHSASSPEEQALLSAAVGGRVEALRRLLQQGVSPDCYDSFGEPAAHLAARFGNAAALAELLAAGVDVRDVGPIGQTLLHCMAPYPPVHGLLDEVIRRGADIDARNDAGQTPLMTATYNTCAAGLDALLARGAAVDVRDHEGSNVLLLFVRGCGAHWSPREAVVRLRLLRDLIVLGVDPLRHGAQGDNAVTAAARGGLDAVLSLFADQIGALAVATARTAQGEPGVDVAAFHGHAQTVQQLLRLGAAHDLLCAASLGDVAAMRRLVEADRVSARRVFGSGWHRSTALAAAIRNGHADAALWLLADGADANGTCPEISMLHAAMRHCPDDALVRALIARGADLESSDGDGNTPLNFAARHDRLSAARLLLAAGANPNAETERGYTPDQFAVSEAMRDLIQRHREA